The following proteins come from a genomic window of Zygotorulaspora mrakii chromosome 8, complete sequence:
- the RLM1 gene encoding Rlm1p (similar to Saccharomyces cerevisiae SMP1 (YBR182C) and RLM1 (YPL089C); ancestral locus Anc_8.566): MGRRKIEIQPIRDERNRTVTFIKRKAGLFKKAHELAVLCQVDVAVIILGSNNTFYEFSSVDMQDMIKHYERTDLHHDVKQPADYGAYKKKNHIKLNENTSKRGSKKSYFSNLGKGVVRQKPEQDSHDEEEEEDESDEEEEEEDRNGSIAHHLDTTCIKNRLKRRGENENGNADAREGQANSSRDTLTNKGIPLLAKKANKKPKLDHTSSPKFNPLQQHVQRQFQNFYHAASGTNLNGSAQGLTNKQLSTDPVSQAGAFNNPLSHERTIHSRPASIHNTPQSQSMHSTPQSMAPNGVNGASYQGQGSATSGPNNDTMDKNSMRPILRVRIPSNNNSYTAVVKSEPSSASSMLDTNPNPQLNAASLISKNTSSVRYDPTSDHQATPKEETPTSSALPAGVSLLMDKNDQRRVNGNPRYSGGSNYGLPPMFSGSPVFGPYLATPLQPNNNGAAAIGNHPQTSSYMPHRPPPQQHQQQEQEQQQEQQQRLQQQQQQQQQQQQQQQQPQQQQQQQQQQQQQRPIQSRQQHQAQQQRLQQRQQPHLQNLSQIAARVTSPPGITENAGGPLTGSLPSKFAHDLIVPSPNASMSMFQDWNMGPNSAKSIPNAANTHPNINSAHSNDIPSSTYNNGGSGLTPYIMANQTPLGNRFFNFSGEMTEDKNNHPDNHAIHNSTKHDTNNTTHNTQDVDSNDNRNKK; encoded by the coding sequence ATGGGTAGACGTAAGATTGAAATCCAGCCCATCAGGGATGAGAGAAACAGGACAGTTACATTTATCAAACGTAAGGCTGGgcttttcaagaaagcaCATGAGCTAGCAGTGCTGTGCCAGGTGGATGTGGCTGTGATAATATTAGGATCAAACAATACCTTTTACGAGTTTTCGTCGGTAGATATGCAAGATATGATCAAACATTATGAAAGAACTGATTTACACCATGACGTAAAGCAACCCGCAGATTATGGCGCatacaagaagaaaaatcacaTTAAATTAAATGAGAATACAAGCAAAAGAGGCTCGAAGAAGTCTTACTTTTCGAATTTAGGTAAAGGAGTCGTAAGACAAAAACCAGAACAAGACAGTCACGAtgaggaggaagaggaagatgaaagcgatgaagaagaggaagaagaagacagAAATGGTTCCATTGCACACCATTTAGATACTACATGTATTAAAAATCGATTAAAAAGGCGAGGCGAAAATGAGAATGGTAATGCAGATGCGCGTGAAGGGCAAGCCAATTCAAGTCGAGATACCTTAACAAACAAGGGAATTCCCTTGCTGGCAAAGAAAGCTAATAAGAAGCCCAAGCTCGATCATACGAGTTCGCCGAAATTCAACCCGCTACAGCAACACGTTCAAaggcaatttcaaaatttttatcatgcGGCTTCGGGCACCAACCTAAACGGCAGTGCACAAGGCTTAACAAACAAGCAGTTATCTACGGATCCAGTAAGCCAGGCAGGTGCATTCAATAATCCACTATCGCATGAAAGAACTATCCATTCGAGACCAGCAAGTATCCATAATACACCGCAATCACAATCTATGCATTCAACTCCACAATCAATGGCGCCCAACGGAGTCAATGGCGCGAGTTACCAAGGGCAAGGCTCAGCCACGTCAGGACCAAATAATGATACAATGGATAAAAATTCCATGAGACCCATACTAAGAGTTCGGATTCCAAGTAATAATAACTCATATACTGCTGTTGTAAAGAGCGAACCATCATCCGCATCGTCTATGCTTGACACAAATCCGAATCCTCAATTGAATGCGGCAAGtttaatttcaaagaacACGAGTTCGGTGAGATACGATCCCACATCAGATCATCAGGCAACTCCTAAGGAAGAAACACCAACATCTAGCGCACTGCCGGCAGGTGTCTCACTTTTGATGGATAAAAATGACCAAAGAAGAGTAAATGGCAACCCTAGATACTCGGGTGGCAGCAACTACGGTTTACCCCCAATGTTCTCAGGATCACCGGTTTTCGGTCCGTATCTTGCGACACCATTGCAGCCAAATAACAATGGAGCTGCAGCAATTGGAAACCACCCTCAGACTTCTTCATACATGCCGCACAGGCCTCCTCCACAGCAGCATCAACAGCAGGAACAAGAGCAACAACAAgaacaacaacaacgactgcagcagcaacagcaacagcagcagcaacagcaacagcaacagcaacagccacagcaacaacaacaacaacagcagcaacaacaacaacagcgCCCAATTCAAAGTCGACAACAACATCAAGCCCAGCAACAACGTCTGCAGCAAAGACAGCAACCACACCTCCAAAATTTGTCTCAAATTGCAGCAAGAGTCACATCTCCTCCTGGCATCACGGAAAATGCAGGTGGCCCTTTAACGGGCTCATTACCCTCAAAATTCGCACACGATCTAATAGTCCCCTCGCCGAACGCATCAATGTCCATGTTCCAAGATTGGAATATGGGTCCTAATAGCGCTAAAAGTATTCCAAATGCTGCAAACACACATCCAAACATTAACTCCGCCCACTCAAACGACATCCCATCTTCAACATATAATAACGGCGGCTCAGGATTAACTCCATATATCATGGCCAATCAAACTCCACTTGGGAACAGattctttaatttttctGGGGAAATGACAGAGGACAAGAATAATCACCCCGACAATCATGCCATTCATAACAGCACTAAACATGATACTAATAATACTACGCATAATACTCAAGACGTTGACAGTAATGATaacagaaataaaaaatga
- the RPS6A gene encoding 40S ribosomal protein eS6 (similar to Saccharomyces cerevisiae RPS6B (YBR181C) and RPS6A (YPL090C); ancestral locus Anc_8.567) yields MKLNIAYPVNGTQKCIEIDDEHRIRVFYDKRIGQEVDGEAIGEEFKGYVFKISGGNDKQGFPMKQGVLLPTRVKLLLAKGHSCYRPRRNGERKRKSVRGAIVGPDLAVLSLVVTKKGEQELEGVTDTTVAKRLGPKRANNIRKFFGLSKEDDVRDFVIRREVVKGEKKYTKAPKIQRLVTPQRLQRKRHQRALKVKNAQAQREAAADYAQLLAKRLSERKAEKAEIRKRRASSLKA; encoded by the exons ATGAAG TTGAACATTGCTTACCCAGTTAACGGTACCCAAAAATGTATcgaaattgatgatgaacACCGTATCCGTGTCTTCTATGACAAGAGAATTGGTCAAGAAGTCGATGGTGAGGCTATTGGTGAGGAATTCAAAGGTTACGTCTTCAAGATCAGCGGTGGTAACGACAAGCAAGGTTTCCCAATGAAACAAGGTGTCTTGTTACCAACCAGAGTCAAATTGTTGTTGGCAAAGGGTCACTCTTGTTACAGACCAAGAAGAAACGgtgaaagaaagagaaagtcCGTTAGAGGTGCCATTGTTGGCCCAGATCTAGCTGTCTTGTCCTTGGTTGTCACCAAGAAGGGTGAGCAAGAATTGGAGGGTGTTACTGACACTACCGTCGCAAAGAGATTAGGTCCAAAGAGAGCTAACAACATCAGAAAATTCTTCGGTTTATCTAAGGAAGATGATGTCCGTGACTTCGTTATTAGAAGAGAAGTTGTCAAgggtgaaaagaaatacaCCAAGGCTCCAAAGATCCAAAGATTGGTTACTCCTCAAAGAttacaaagaaagagacaCCAAAGAGCTTTGAAAGTCAAGAACGCTCAAGCTCAAAGAGAAGCTGCTGCCGACTACGCTCAATTGTTGGCAAAGAGATTATCTGAAAGAAAGGCTGAAAAGGCtgaaatcagaaagagaagagcctcttctttgaaagccTAA
- the GLR1 gene encoding glutathione-disulfide reductase GLR1 (similar to Saccharomyces cerevisiae GLR1 (YPL091W); ancestral locus Anc_8.568), with protein MIIPIGKTLGQTFFKRAMSKSVKNYDYLVIGGGSGGVASARRAASYGAKTLLIEGKALGGTCVNVGCVPKKVMWYASDLATRLKQAHEYGLYQDLPLDKEHLTFNWPEFKKKRDAYVHRLNGIYASNLAKEGVDVLFGWAKFNADGHIEVKTHDGEIGVFNAEHTLIATGGQAAFPENIPGYEYGTDSDGFFRLENQPEKVVVVGAGYIGIELAGVFHGLGSDTHLVIRGETVLRKFDESIQETITNHYINEGIDVHKKSQITRVEKNEPNGKLTIHLDTSEVINNVDELIWTVGRKSLLSIGLDNVKVNVNDKEQVCVDEYQNTNVKGIYSLGDVVGKVELTPVAIAAGRKLANRLFGPEKFLNDKLDYSNVPSVIFSHPEAGSIGLSEKEAIEKYGKGNLKIYNSKFTAMYYAMLKEKSPTRYKLICAGPEEKVVGLHIVGDSSAEILQGFGVAIKMGATKADFDNCVAIHPTSAEELVTLR; from the coding sequence ATGATTATCCCTATAGGAAAAACGCTCGGTCAaactttcttcaaaagagcAATGTCTAAATCGGTTAAGAACTACGATTACTTGGTCATAGGGGGTGGCTCGGGAGGTGTAGCATCTGCCAGAAGAGCTGCGTCTTATGGTGCCAAGACTTTGCTAATCGAGGGTAAAGCTCTCGGTGGCACATGTGTAAATGTTGGGTGTGTCCCTAAGAAAGTCATGTGGTATGCTTCTGACTTGGCAACAAGATTGAAACAAGCGCATGAGTACGGTCTATATCAAGATCTGCCTTTGGATAAGGAGCATTTAACATTCAATTGGCCggaatttaaaaaaaaaagagatgcATACGTTCACAGATTGAATGGGATCTACGCTAGCAATTTAGCGAAAGAGGGCGTTGATGTTCTGTTTGGTTGGGCAAAATTCAATGCGGATGGGCACATTGAGGTCAAGACTCATGATGGTGAGATAGGGGTTTTCAATGCAGAACATACATTGATAGCCACAGGGGGACAAGCGGCCTTCCCAGAAAACATTCCAGGTTACGAGTATGGTACTGATTCTGATGGGTTTTTCAGATTAGAAAATCAACCCGAGAAGGTTGTTGTCGTTGGTGCTGGTTACATTGGTATTGAACTGGCTGGTGTTTTCCATGGACTGGGATCCGATACACATCTCGTGATTAGAGGTGAGACCGTGTTGAGAAAGTTTGACGAGTCTATCCAAGAAACAATTACCAATCATTACATTAATGAAGGAATTGACGTTCACAAGAAGTCACAAATCACAAGGGTCGAGAAAAACGAACCAAATGGCAAATTGACAATTCATCTGGATACTTCAGAAGTCATTAATAATGTCGATGAATTAATTTGGACCGTGGGCCGAAAATCCCTTTTGAGTATTGGACTTGATAATGTCAAGGTTAATGTGAATGATAAAGAGCAAGTATGTGTTGACGAATATCAAAATACCAACGTCAAGGGTATATATTCTCTTGGTGATGTTGTAGGTAAAGTTGAGTTGACCCCTGTCGCCATTGCAGCAGGTAGAAAACTAGCCAACAGGCTATTCGGTCCTGAGAAATTCCTTAATGATAAGTTGGATTACTCAAATGTTCCAAGTGTTATATTTTCACACCCAGAGGCTGGTTCAATAGGTTTATCCGAGAAGGAAGCTatagaaaaatatggtaaAGGCAATTTAAAGATTTACAATTCCAAATTCACAGCAATGTACTACGCAATGCTTAAAGAGAAATCGCCCACAAGATATAAATTGATTTGTGCTGGACCGGAAGAGAAAGTTGTTGGATTACACATCGTTGGTGATTCATCTGCAGAAATTTTGCAAGGTTTTGGCGTTGCAATCAAGATGGGAGCAACCAAAGCCGATTTTGACAACTGTGTTGCCATTCATCCAACAAGCGCAGAGGAATTAGTTACATTGAGATAG
- the SSU1 gene encoding Ssu1p (similar to Saccharomyces cerevisiae SSU1 (YPL092W); ancestral locus Anc_8.569) — protein sequence MQYLRCCPLFRGCSFIKAERPQIKRQSAIAMVPEWLNELAHTFDPFYYVMVMGTGISPNLLFSFPYEGKWLQRCSYPMFAVACLIFLYTHLLQLINMYVYLRTQSFKKYLDDSFRDLRQNVFWGAYPMGFATIINYIVGLAINKVKNPAVARRLMRLIYVFWWYDVFVSLLCAWGISFLIFQKHYYPDFTCDEKGLRRKMVNENLNSTLILLVVPLVVAVSSGGVFTMTDLFSATFNRNIQLMTMVVTALMWLHAVIFVFILIVIYLWNLYVNKIPTMAKVFTMFLLLGPMGQASFGVMLICDNVKLYTEKYYQVSELTTDYGILAISVPWCFKIFGLLSALALLSMGYFFTVLGLMALSSYYNTKICTVQGNETKIQRIYHYHKGWFSMTFPMGTMSLGSFHIYSFYGQYVPLSAFRVIGAIYAVVCVVWCLICLLGTLWVSVFPIVIGRYRKHRYQRSTKMTDHSEDARTSETFSDWTVQN from the coding sequence ATGCAATACTTGAGGTGTTGTCCATTGTTTCGCGGATGTTCATTTATCAAAGCTGAGAGACCACAAATAAAAAGGCAATCTGCGATAGCGATGGTGCCAGAATGGTTGAATGAGCTTGCGCACACGTTTGATCCTTTTTATTATGTGATGGTGATGGGTACCGGGATTTCTCCCAATCTGCTATTTTCATTCCCCTACGAGGGAAAATGGTTACAAAGATGCTCATATCCAATGTTTGCTGTGGCATGTTTGATATTCCTATACACCCATTTGCTACAACTGATAAACATGTACGTGTACCTTAGAACACAGTCGTTTAAAAAGTATTTGGACGACTCTTTCAGGGACTTGCGTCAGAATGTATTTTGGGGAGCGTACCCCATGGGATTTGCCACAATAATCAACTATATTGTGGGTTTGGCAATCAATAAGGTCAAAAATCCAGCTGTCGCCAGGCGATTGATGAGGCTCATTTACGTTTTTTGGTGGTATGACGTTTTCGTCTCACTCTTATGTGCCTGGGGCATATCGtttctcatctttcaaaaacacTACTATCCAGATTTCACTTGTGATGAGAAGGGGTTGcgaagaaaaatggtgaaCGAGAATTTGAACTCGACTTTGATATTGCTGGTCGTCCCGCTCGTAGTTGCTGTATCATCAGGTGGTGTATTTACTATGACAGATCTTTTCTCAGCGACATTCAACAGAAACATCCAATTGATGACAATGGTAGTAACAGCTTTAATGTGGCTCCACGCGGTAATATTCGTCTTTATCCTTATTGTAATATACCTTTGGAATTTGTATGTTAATAAAATACCCACCATGGCAAAAGTTTTCACAATGTTTCTGCTATTAGGTCCTATGGGTCAAGCAAGTTTTGGCGTAATGCTCATCTGTGACAATGTCAAGTTGTATACGGAGAAATATTACCAGGTGTCAGAATTAACTACAGATTACGGAATCTTGGCAATATCGGTCCCATGgtgtttcaaaatatttggttTACTTTCAGCATTAGCCCTGCTCTCAATGGGATATTTCTTCACCGTACTTGGGTTGATGGCACTTTCAAGTTACTACAATACCAAGATTTGTACTGTGCAGGGAAATGAAACAAAGATACAAAGAatatatcattatcataAGGGTTGGTTTTCAATGACTTTCCCGATGGGCACTATGTCATTGGGTAGTTTCCACATTTATTCCTTTTACGGTCAATATGTACCATTGTCAGCTTTTAGAGTTATAGGTGCAATATACGCCGTGGTATGTGTTGTTTGGTGTCTAATCTGCCTATTAGGAACACTATGGGTGTCCGTATTTCCCATAGTTATTGGAAGATACAGGAAACATCGCTACCAGAGATCGACAAAAATGACAGACCATTCTGAAGACGCAAGAACGTCAGAGACATTCTCTGATTGGACTGTACAAAATTAG
- the DTR1 gene encoding Dtr1p (similar to Saccharomyces cerevisiae DTR1 (YBR180W); ancestral locus Anc_8.570), with product MIAEATLSQAGSPNRAQNEENAEVARDPNIDDAISLLTFNTLNTQLLNTIQLPLDKVPTSTAYEQQDAERCVIEQQDLEHNESSSFNTNMAIISRKEEETEKGYLGSPVGENKEEELNLDEVSLVDPPYTCYSRWQIAVIFSVIVFIGFLGPMAGNIYIPALPLLQTEFNVGTTTINSTVSVFMAVFSIGPLIWGFYADLTGRKFLYIISLALLVVVNILLAAVPSNIVALYILRIFQAFGSSSVISLGTGTVTDIIPPKHRGKSIAYFMMGPNMGPILAPIFAGLILMKGEHWRWLFGFTSIMSGIALLLVIAILPETLRCIVGNGDPKWLGDNESTGKPKLGLCTNLGIQRRKNEDPQFTRAYPKPPKPTLKMYWEMLKFPPLLIVSMSSAMLFTNYYGFSVTFSHFLQSEYHYSMLSVGIAYVCPGVSMLLGSQIGGHLSDYMRQRWLKTHNNQTFPLEYRLYLQIWGIGINTVGCIGYGWAIQRHYHVVVIFVFSAFNAFGLTWSNNTTMTYLSELMARRVSGAIAVSSFLRNIGATISSAIVIRLCQEMGIGWCFTGLGLCNILSFLAICYLIRHQRRSISTRSMKQLNV from the coding sequence ATGATAGCAGAAGCTACGCTGTCTCAAGCTGGAAGCCCAAATCGAGcacaaaatgaagaaaatgcGGAGGTAGCCAGAGATCCAAACATAGATGACGCCATCAGCTTGCTTACTTTCAACACTTTGAATACTCAGTTGCTTAATACGATTCAACTTCCTCTAGATAAAGTTCCCACGTCTACGGCATATGAGCAACAAGATGCAGAACGATGCGTCATAGAGCAACAAGATTTAGAGCACAACGAAAGCAGTTCATTTAACACAAATATGGCAATTATCTCAAGAAAGGAGGAGGAAACGGAAAAAGGTTATCTGGGCAGTCCTGTCGGTGAGAATAAAGAGGAGGAACTAAATTTAGACGAGGTCAGTTTAGTTGATCCTCCTTATACCTGTTATAGCCGTTGGCAGATTGCTGTAATATTTTCTGTAATTGTTTTCATTGGATTTTTAGGTCCTATGGCTGGCaatatttacattcctgCATTGCCATTATTGCAAACAGAATTCAACGTTGGGACAACAACTATAAATTCGACGGTATCGGTTTTCATGGCGGTATTTTCTATAGGGCCTTTAATTTGGGGTTTCTACGCAGATCTAACCGGGAGAAAATTCTTATACATTATTTCATTGGCTTTGTTAGTAGTAGTGAACATTTTATTAGCCGCAGTCCCATCAAATATTGTCGCACTATATATTCTCCGCATTTTCCAAGCTTTTGGTTCGAGCTCTGTCATATCTCTCGGAACAGGTACCGTCACTGACATTATCCCGCCAAAACACAGAGGAAAATCCATTGCGTATTTTATGATGGGACCAAACATGGGACCGATTCTAGCACCAATATTTGCAGGCCTAATTCTCATGAAAGGGGAGCATTGGAGATGGCTGTTTGGTTTCACCAGTATTATGAGTGGCATTGCTTTGCTACTTGTGATTGCGATACTCCCCGAGACTTTGAGATGCATAGTTGGTAATGGTGATCCTAAATGGCTTGGTGACAATGAGAGCACTGGTAAACCAAAACTTGGGCTCTGCACAAATTTAGGTATACAGAGGCGAAAAAATGAGGACCCACAATTTACTAGGGCTTACCCCAAACCACCCAAGCCAACGCTCAAAATGTACTGGGAAATGCTCAAATTTCCTCCATTGTTGATTGTTTCGATGAGTTCAGCAATGCTGTTTACCAATTATTATGGCTTTAGCGTCACGTTCTCacattttttgcaaagtgAGTATCATTACTCCATGCTTTCCGTAGGCATTGCATATGTTTGCCCCGGCGTGTCCATGCTACTAGGATCCCAGATTGGCGGCCACCTTTCGGATTACATGCGTCAGAGATGGCTGAAGACCCATAACAACCAAACTTTTCCACTTGAGTATCGTCTATATCTGCAAATCTGGGGCATAGGTATAAACACTGTAGGCTGTATCGGCTACGGTTGGGCAATTCAGCGCCATTACCACGTCGttgtcatttttgttttttcagctttcaACGCCTTTGGTTTGACATGGTCGAACAATACAACCATGACCTACCTCAGTGAACTGATGGCAAGAAGAGTGTCAGGTGCTATTGCTGTATCAAGTTTTTTACGGAACATTGGTGCAACCATCAGTTCTGCCATAGTAATTAGACTTTGTCAGGAAATGGGCATCGGATGGTGCTTTACAGGGCTCGGTTTATGTAAtattctttcctttctcGCCATATGCTATCTTATACGTCATCAGCGTCGCAGCATTTCAACCAGGTCTATGAAACAGCTCAATGTATAG
- the NOG1 gene encoding putative GTPase NOG1 (similar to Saccharomyces cerevisiae NOG1 (YPL093W); ancestral locus Anc_8.571) — MQLTWKDIPTITTSNDLLDIVLNRTQRKTPTVIRPGFAITRIRSFYMRKVKFTAEGFEEKFDEILKGFPNINDIHPFHRDLMDTLYEKNHYKISLAAVSRAKSLVEQVSRDYNRLLKFGQSLFQCKQLKRAALGRMATIVKKLKDPLAYLEQVRQHLGRLPSIDPNTRTLLICGYPNVGKSSFLRCITKADVEVQPYAFTTKSLYVGHFDYKYLRFQAIDTPGILDRPTEEMNNIEMQSIYAIAHLRSCVMYFMDLSEQCGFTVEAQVKLFHSIKPLFANKSVMVVINKTDIIAPEDLDEERSQLLQTIRDQPGVEIMTASCQLEDNIMEVRNQACEKLLASRIENKLKSQARVNNVLNKIHVSKPQARDDVERTPFIPDSFKNLKKYDPEDPERRKLAKDVEDENGGAGVYNFNLKENYLLEDDEWKNDVMPEVLDGKNVYDFLDPEIAAKLKALEEEEEKLENEGFYESDDDELTFEGFEKDEVEDIKSKAEWIRDKQRKMIAEARNKKSLHNKAMMPRSRQVKSFSQMEKHMSKLGHDMSSLHDKQRIAAEQSIRVNSGADIVFGENEGLGENARGSKLRQSDRLLDGVSDGSSRSKADRLAKVQRRERNRMARQGEADRHETASLPKHLFSGKRGNGKTEFR, encoded by the coding sequence ATGCAGTTGACGTGGAAAGACATCCCAACTATTACGACGAGCAATGATCTGCTGGACATTGTTCTTAATAGAACGCAAAGAAAGACACCTACAGTGATCAGACCAGGGTTTGCAATCACAAGAATCAGGTCTTTCTACATGCGTAAGGTAAAGTTTACTGCTGAAGGGTTCGAGGAAAAGTTTGATgagattttgaaaggttTCCCCAATATAAACGACATCCATCCATTCCATAGGGATTTGATGGACACTTTGTATGAGAAGAATCATTATAAGATCTCCTTGGCAGCAGTGTCTCGTGCGAAATCTCTTGTTGAACAAGTCTCGAGAGATTACAACAGATTGCTGAAGTTTGGTCAATCACTCTTTCAATGTAAACAATTAAAGAGAGCTGCACTGGGTAGAATGGCTACCATTGtcaagaaattgaaagatcCTTTAGCTTATTTGGAACAAGTTCGTCAACATTTGGGCAGATTGCCATCAATTGATCCAAATACTAGAACTTTATTGATCTGTGGTTATCCAAATGTTGGTAAATCATCGTTTTTGAGATGTATTACAAAAGCAGATGTTGAGGTTCAGCCATATGCTTTCACAACAAAATCTTTATACGTTGGTCATTTTGATTATAAATACTTGCGTTTCCAAGCGATAGATACGCCAGGTATTCTCGATAGACCAACGGAAGAAATGAACAATATCGAAATGCAATCTATCTATGCAATTGCACATTTGCGTTCATGTGTCATGTACTTCATGGATCTTTCAGAACAATGTGGTTTCACCGTGGAAGCTCAAGTTAAACTATTTCATTCTATTAAGCCACTTTTCGCAAATAAATCTGTCATGGTTGTTATCAATAAAACAGATATTATCGCCCCGGAAGATTTAGATGAGGAACGTTCTCAATTACTGCAAACAATTAGGGATCAGCCAGGTGTTGAAATTATGACAGCTTCTTGTCAACTTGAAGACAATATTATGGAAGTTAGAAATCAAGCCTGTGAGAAATTATTGgcttcaagaattgaaaataaattgaaatcaCAAGCAAGAGTTAACAATGTCTTGAACAAGATTCACGTCTCCAAACCGCAAGCAAGAGATGATGTTGAAAGAACCCCATTCATTCCAGATtccttcaagaatttgaagaaatacgACCCAGAAGATCCagagagaagaaaattaGCAAAAGATGTGGAAGACGAAAACGGTGGGGCTGGTGTTTACAATTTCAACttgaaagaaaattatTTGTTGGAGGATGATGAATGGAAGAATGACGTTATGCCGGAAGTTCTTGATGGTAAGAACGTTTACGACTTCTTGGATCCTGAAATTGCAGCCAAATTAAAGGCTTtagaggaagaagaagagaagtTGGAGAATGAAGGTTTCTATGAATctgatgacgatgaattaacttttgaaggttttgaaaaagatgaagtCGAGGATATAAAGTCAAAGGCTGAATGGATTAGAGataaacaaagaaagatgatTGCTGAAGCAAGAAATAAGAAGTCTTTGCATAATAAAGCAATGATGCCACGTTCAAGACAAGTTAAGTCTTTCAGTCAAATGGAAAAGCATATGTCCAAACTAGGTCATGACATGTCCTCCTTACATGACAAACAAAGAATTGCAGCCGAACAAAGTATACGTGTTAATTCCGGTGCTGATATCGTTTTCGGTGAAAATGAAGGATTGGGTGAGAACGCAAGAGGTTCTAAATTAAGACAGTCAGATAGATTGTTGGACGGTGTTTCTGATGGTTCTTCTAGAAGTAAGGCTGACAGATTGGCAAAAGTACagagaagagaaagaaatagaaTGGCTAGACAAGGTGAAGCAGATAGACACGAAACTGCCTCACTGCCTAAACATTTGTTCAGCGGTAAACGTGGTAATGGTAAGACTGAGTTTAGGTGA
- the SEC62 gene encoding Sec63 complex subunit SEC62 (similar to Saccharomyces cerevisiae SEC62 (YPL094C); ancestral locus Anc_8.572): MSSGNVDSSLAIAKLLRHHRELKQRKGLFQSRQMDFFRYKRFIKALKSPEYAKKAANQPDLYPPVMGAGDEDGKAREMFVSLIKAQLIVPCVKLHSEECKEHGIKPSKEHPSLILSNKAELLADEYYVWTYNPKTFMDYLIVTGVISAILALVCYPLWPPFMRRGSYYVSLGALAFLGLFFVMAIIRLIVYVISLAFVRSEGGFWLFPNLFEDCGVLESFKPLYGYGDNECYSYLKKLKRNRRKQAKKAAKLDGTSDKSKTQDNVEDTL, translated from the coding sequence ATGTCCAGCGGCAATGTGGATAGCAGTTTAGCGATAGCTAAGCTATTACGCCACCATCgagaattgaaacaaagaaaaggacTTTTCCAGTCAAGACAGatggattttttcagatataAACGGTTTATCAAAGCATTGAAATCTCCGGAATACGCTAAGAAAGCTGCCAATCAGCCTGATTTGTACCCGCCTGTTATGGGTGCTGGAGACGAGGACGGTAAGGCGCGTGAGATGTTTGTTTCATTGATCAAGGCTCAATTGATCGTGCCCTGTGTCAAGCTACATAGCGAGGAGTGTAAGGAGCATGGAATCAAGCCCAGCAAGGAACATCCCAGTCTGATTCTGTCTAACAAAGCTGAGCTTCTAGCCGACGAGTACTACGTGTGGACGTACAATCCGAAGACGTTCATGGACTACCTGATCGTCACTGGTGTAATTTCAGCTATATTGGCACTGGTTTGCTATCCCCTATGGCCACCATTTATGAGGCGCGGCAGTTATTATGTATCTTTAGGCGCATTGGCCTTTCTGGGGCTGTTTTTCGTGATGGCAATCATTCGATTGATCGTGTACGTCATATCCTTGGCATTTGTGAGGTCTGAAGGTGGCTTTTGGCTTTTTCCTAATCTTTTCGAAGACTGCGGTGTTTTGGAAAGTTTCAAGCCACTCTATGGGTACGGTGATAATGAATGCTACAgttatttgaagaaattgaaaagaaatagacGTAAGCAGGCCAAGAAAGCTGCAAAACTTGACGGCACTTCAGACAAATCCAAAACACAGGATAATGTGGAGGATACTTTATGA